The following proteins are co-located in the Sulfurospirillum deleyianum DSM 6946 genome:
- a CDS encoding methionine ABC transporter ATP-binding protein encodes MIDIKHLSKYFNDQKVLDDITLHVNTGEIFAIVGHSGAGKSTLLRCINGLEGFSEGSVNVLGQEVKHLNESGLGALRSQIGMIFQNFSLLNQKNVYDNIALPMKVWGYSKEKIQGRVDELLKLVGLEAKKCVYPKELSGGQKQRVAIARALTLNPKILLSDEATSALDPNTTKSILELLQEINIKLGVTIIIVTHEMDVVKRVASRALLLEDGKVIGLGRIEELFLRPDEKMMRFLGEDEELPQEGVNIRLFFPSNVSYQPIVTKMARELNLNFNIVWGKLEKLNDHVVGSLVINIDEQNATSITAYLQEKTEVIWEVL; translated from the coding sequence GTGATAGATATAAAACACCTCAGTAAATACTTTAACGATCAAAAAGTTTTAGATGACATCACTTTACATGTAAACACAGGTGAAATATTTGCTATTGTTGGGCACAGCGGTGCTGGAAAATCAACACTACTTCGTTGCATTAATGGATTGGAAGGTTTTAGTGAGGGTAGCGTGAATGTATTGGGGCAAGAAGTTAAACACTTAAACGAAAGTGGTCTTGGAGCATTACGCAGTCAGATTGGTATGATTTTTCAAAACTTCTCTTTACTCAATCAAAAAAATGTGTATGACAATATCGCACTTCCAATGAAAGTCTGGGGATATAGTAAAGAGAAGATTCAAGGAAGAGTCGATGAACTTTTGAAACTTGTAGGGCTAGAAGCCAAAAAATGTGTTTACCCTAAAGAGCTCAGTGGTGGACAAAAACAGCGTGTTGCGATTGCAAGAGCATTAACTTTAAATCCCAAAATTCTTCTCAGTGATGAAGCAACATCAGCACTTGATCCTAATACCACTAAATCCATTTTAGAGCTTTTACAAGAGATCAACATTAAACTGGGCGTTACCATCATCATTGTTACGCATGAAATGGATGTTGTTAAACGAGTTGCATCGCGTGCGCTACTTTTAGAAGATGGCAAAGTGATTGGACTTGGGCGTATTGAGGAACTCTTTTTGAGACCCGATGAAAAGATGATGCGGTTTTTAGGTGAGGATGAAGAACTCCCGCAAGAAGGGGTCAATATAAGGCTCTTTTTCCCAAGCAATGTCTCGTATCAGCCTATTGTAACAAAGATGGCAAGAGAACTTAACCTTAATTTTAACATTGTGTGGGGAAAACTTGAAAAACTCAATGACCATGTGGTTGGCTCACTGGTTATTAATATCGATGAACAAAATGCAACTTCAATTACTGCCTATTTACAAGAGAAAACTGAAGTGATCTGGGAGGTACTTTAA
- a CDS encoding methionine ABC transporter permease — protein MEQSILNFYEKSISMKQVLIDAVIETLTMSLVSTLLATLIGFALAIVLIVTDKNGISPHRYTYKILDVAINMLRSFPFIILIIVLFPVTKFLVGKHTGTFAMIVPLTIGTAPFIARMIEGAFKEVDRSVIEAAKSFGTSKVQIIFRVLLPEAFPSIISAITLSLIIIIGFSAMAGTVGGGGLGAVAMNYGYYRFDGTYIFWTVFILIVLVQIFQSLGDFLYKIVKH, from the coding sequence ATGGAACAATCTATCCTCAATTTTTATGAAAAATCAATCAGTATGAAACAGGTTTTGATAGATGCTGTGATTGAGACACTTACGATGAGTCTTGTTTCAACCCTTCTTGCTACACTGATTGGGTTTGCGTTGGCTATTGTTCTCATTGTTACAGATAAAAATGGGATATCTCCGCATCGTTATACCTATAAAATTTTAGATGTCGCAATCAATATGCTACGATCCTTCCCTTTTATTATCTTGATTATTGTCCTCTTCCCTGTGACAAAATTTTTGGTAGGGAAGCATACTGGAACCTTTGCCATGATTGTTCCGCTTACCATTGGAACAGCGCCTTTTATTGCACGAATGATTGAAGGGGCTTTTAAAGAGGTGGACAGAAGTGTCATTGAAGCGGCAAAGTCTTTTGGTACCAGCAAGGTGCAAATTATTTTTAGGGTTTTATTGCCTGAGGCATTTCCTAGTATTATTTCTGCCATTACACTCTCGTTAATTATCATTATTGGTTTTTCAGCCATGGCAGGAACCGTTGGCGGAGGCGGTCTTGGTGCGGTGGCGATGAATTATGGCTATTATCGTTTTGATGGTACGTATATCTTTTGGACGGTTTTTATTCTGATTGTATTGGTTCAGATATTTCAAAGTCTAGGGGATTTTCTCTATAAAATAGTAAAGCATTGA
- the fusA gene encoding elongation factor G, translating into MARNTPISMVRNIGIAAHIDAGKTTTTERILFYTGISHKIGEVHDGAATMDWMEQEKERGITITSAATTCTWKDHQINIIDTPGHVDFTIEVERSMRVLDGAVAVFCAVGGVQPQSETVWRQANRYHVPRMVYVNKMDRVGANFYNVEAQIKTRLKANPVPIQIPIGAEDTFKGVVDLVEMKALVWDDDAAMGSNYQVVEIPAELADKAKEYREKMIEAVSETSDVLMEKYLGGEELTKEEIKAGIKAGCLAMTFIPMICGTSFKNKGVQPMLDAVVDYMPAPTEVHAIKGEYEDGRECVVDSTDEGEFAALAFKIMTDPFVGQLTFVRVYRGSLESGSYAYNTTKDKKERIGRLLKMHANKREEIKVLHSGEIGAVVGLKDTLTGDTLASEKDPVILERMVFPDPVISVAVEPKTKADQEKMGIALQKLAQEDPSFRVETDEESGQTIISGMGELHLEILVDRMLREFKVSAEVGQPQVAYRETIRATVNQEYKYAKQSGGRGQYGHVYLKLEPQEPGSGYEFVNDIKGGSVPKEYIPAVDKGIKEALQSGVLAGYKVEDVKVTLYDGSYHEVDSSEMAFKLAASMGFKEGARKAKPVILEPIMKVEVETPEDFMGDVIGDLNRRRGQINSMDDRSGNKIVNAFCPLAEMFGYSTDLRSQTQGRASYSMEFDHYDEVPRNVADEIIKKRNG; encoded by the coding sequence ATGGCAAGAAATACCCCTATAAGCATGGTACGTAATATCGGTATTGCTGCGCATATTGATGCGGGTAAGACGACAACAACCGAAAGAATTCTATTTTACACTGGCATCTCTCACAAAATTGGTGAGGTACATGACGGTGCTGCAACTATGGACTGGATGGAGCAAGAAAAAGAGAGAGGTATCACCATTACTTCTGCTGCGACAACATGTACATGGAAAGATCACCAAATTAATATCATCGACACCCCAGGTCACGTTGACTTTACTATTGAAGTTGAACGTTCTATGCGTGTTTTAGATGGTGCAGTTGCTGTATTTTGTGCGGTAGGGGGTGTTCAACCCCAATCAGAAACCGTATGGAGACAAGCAAATCGTTACCATGTTCCACGCATGGTTTATGTTAATAAGATGGACCGTGTTGGTGCGAATTTTTATAACGTAGAAGCACAAATTAAAACTCGTTTAAAAGCCAATCCTGTGCCTATTCAAATTCCTATTGGCGCAGAAGATACCTTTAAAGGTGTTGTTGATCTCGTTGAGATGAAAGCACTGGTTTGGGATGATGATGCTGCAATGGGTTCAAACTATCAAGTGGTTGAGATTCCAGCAGAGCTTGCGGATAAAGCAAAAGAATACCGTGAAAAAATGATTGAAGCTGTTTCTGAAACCAGCGATGTTTTAATGGAAAAATATCTTGGTGGCGAAGAGCTTACTAAAGAAGAGATTAAAGCAGGTATTAAAGCGGGATGTTTAGCAATGACATTTATCCCTATGATTTGTGGAACATCGTTTAAAAATAAAGGTGTTCAACCGATGCTAGATGCGGTTGTAGATTATATGCCAGCACCTACGGAAGTACATGCGATTAAAGGTGAGTACGAAGATGGACGTGAGTGTGTCGTTGATTCAACCGATGAGGGTGAGTTTGCGGCACTTGCATTTAAAATTATGACCGATCCATTCGTTGGTCAGTTAACCTTCGTTCGTGTTTACCGTGGTTCATTGGAAAGCGGAAGTTACGCCTACAATACTACTAAAGATAAAAAAGAGAGAATTGGTCGTCTTCTTAAAATGCATGCAAACAAAAGAGAAGAGATTAAAGTTCTTCACTCAGGTGAAATTGGTGCGGTTGTAGGTCTTAAAGACACACTTACTGGTGATACACTTGCCAGTGAAAAAGATCCTGTAATTTTAGAGAGAATGGTATTTCCAGACCCTGTTATCTCTGTAGCCGTTGAGCCTAAAACGAAAGCGGATCAAGAGAAAATGGGTATTGCGCTTCAAAAATTGGCGCAAGAAGATCCAAGCTTTAGAGTTGAAACCGATGAAGAGAGTGGTCAAACGATTATCTCTGGTATGGGAGAGCTTCACTTAGAAATTCTTGTTGATCGTATGCTTAGAGAGTTTAAAGTAAGTGCGGAAGTGGGTCAACCACAAGTTGCTTACCGTGAAACTATCCGTGCAACCGTTAATCAAGAGTACAAATACGCAAAACAATCAGGTGGTCGTGGTCAGTATGGTCACGTTTATCTTAAACTTGAGCCACAAGAGCCTGGTTCTGGTTATGAATTTGTTAACGATATCAAAGGTGGTTCTGTTCCAAAAGAATATATCCCAGCGGTTGATAAAGGTATTAAAGAAGCGCTTCAAAGCGGTGTTCTTGCAGGTTATAAAGTGGAAGACGTTAAAGTTACCCTTTATGATGGAAGTTACCATGAGGTTGACTCTTCTGAGATGGCGTTTAAACTTGCTGCTTCAATGGGCTTTAAAGAGGGTGCAAGAAAAGCAAAACCTGTTATTCTTGAGCCAATTATGAAAGTTGAAGTTGAAACACCTGAAGACTTTATGGGTGATGTTATCGGTGACTTGAACCGTAGACGTGGACAAATTAACTCTATGGATGATAGAAGTGGTAACAAAATTGTTAATGCATTTTGTCCTCTTGCCGAGATGTTTGGTTACTCAACAGATCTACGTTCACAAACACAAGGTCGTGCGTCTTACTCTATGGAATTTGATCATTATGATGAAGTTCCTAGAAACGTTGCAGACGAAATTATTAAAAAACGTAACGGTTAA
- the rpsL gene encoding 30S ribosomal protein S12, with translation MPTINQLVRNERKKVIKKSKSPALDKCPQRRGVCTRVYTTTPKKPNSALRKVAKVKLTSGFEVISYIGGEGHNLQEHSIVLVRGGRVKDLPGVKYHIVRGALDTSGVAKRTVSRSKYGTKRPKAK, from the coding sequence GTGCCAACCATTAACCAACTCGTCAGAAATGAGAGAAAAAAGGTGATTAAAAAATCAAAATCACCTGCACTTGATAAGTGCCCTCAAAGAAGAGGCGTTTGTACAAGAGTTTATACCACAACTCCTAAGAAACCAAACTCAGCTTTGAGAAAAGTTGCCAAAGTCAAATTGACAAGCGGTTTTGAAGTCATTAGCTACATCGGTGGCGAGGGACATAACCTACAAGAACACTCCATTGTATTGGTACGTGGCGGTAGGGTAAAAGATTTACCAGGTGTTAAGTACCATATCGTACGTGGTGCGCTTGATACATCAGGTGTTGCAAAAAGAACGGTGTCTAGAAGTAAATACGGTACAAAAAGACCAAAAGCTAAATAA
- the rpsG gene encoding 30S ribosomal protein S7, protein MRRRKAPVREVLPDPIYNNKVITKFINALMFDGKKSVATKVFYGALELAEKRSGTLKGIEIFNTAMDNVKPVMEVKSRRVGGATYQVPVEVRPARQQALALRWLVSYARKRSERTMIERLANELLDAANSRGATFKKKEDTYKMAEANKAFAHYRW, encoded by the coding sequence ATGAGAAGAAGAAAAGCTCCCGTAAGAGAAGTACTACCTGATCCAATTTATAATAACAAAGTTATTACAAAGTTCATCAATGCGTTGATGTTTGATGGTAAAAAAAGTGTAGCAACCAAAGTATTTTATGGTGCATTAGAATTAGCTGAAAAAAGAAGTGGAACTTTAAAAGGTATTGAGATTTTTAATACAGCTATGGATAATGTAAAGCCTGTTATGGAAGTAAAAAGCAGACGTGTTGGTGGTGCAACATATCAGGTTCCAGTAGAAGTTAGACCAGCAAGACAACAAGCATTGGCTCTTAGATGGTTGGTTTCTTATGCTCGTAAGAGAAGTGAGAGAACCATGATCGAGAGGTTGGCAAATGAACTTTTAGATGCGGCTAATAGCAGAGGCGCAACTTTCAAGAAAAAAGAAGATACTTATAAAATGGCAGAAGCAAACAAAGCGTTTGCTCACTATCGCTGGTAG
- a CDS encoding MetQ/NlpA family ABC transporter substrate-binding protein produces MYKHLGVILVGALLTFSGCSGDKKVEEKAVAKEDKSAKTIIVGATPVPHSEILEIVKPLLAKEGYTLEIKVFNDYVIPNKVTDTGEIDANFFQHTPYLVEFNKNQGTKLVSVGNIHIEPIGIYSKKIKSLSELKDGDSVAIPNDPSNGGRALDVLASAGLIKLKDVEFKTKLDIVENPKNLTFTELEAAQLPRVIEDFTLAVINTNYALPAGLNPSTDALALESANSPYANILVVKAGNENSDKTKALLKAVQSDEVKKFITEKYKGAIVPAF; encoded by the coding sequence ATGTATAAACATTTAGGCGTGATTTTAGTAGGAGCATTATTGACATTCAGTGGTTGCAGTGGCGATAAAAAAGTTGAAGAAAAAGCAGTTGCAAAAGAAGATAAAAGTGCAAAAACAATTATTGTAGGTGCGACTCCCGTGCCACATTCTGAGATATTGGAAATCGTAAAACCTCTTTTAGCCAAAGAAGGGTATACGCTTGAGATTAAAGTGTTTAATGATTATGTTATTCCCAATAAAGTCACAGACACTGGTGAAATTGATGCAAATTTCTTTCAACACACACCGTACCTTGTTGAGTTTAATAAAAATCAAGGCACAAAGCTTGTGAGCGTTGGTAATATTCATATTGAACCCATTGGTATCTATTCTAAAAAAATTAAATCACTCTCTGAGCTTAAAGATGGTGATAGCGTCGCGATTCCCAATGACCCAAGCAATGGGGGACGTGCTTTAGATGTTTTAGCCAGTGCTGGATTGATTAAACTCAAAGATGTTGAATTCAAAACAAAGCTTGACATTGTTGAAAATCCAAAAAATCTTACCTTTACAGAGCTTGAAGCAGCACAACTTCCCCGTGTGATTGAAGATTTTACCCTTGCGGTTATTAACACCAACTACGCACTTCCCGCAGGGCTTAATCCTAGCACGGATGCGCTAGCGCTTGAGTCTGCGAATTCTCCGTACGCCAATATTTTGGTTGTCAAAGCGGGCAATGAGAACAGCGACAAAACCAAAGCACTGCTTAAAGCGGTTCAATCCGATGAAGTGAAGAAATTTATCACTGAAAAATACAAAGGTGCTATCGTTCCAGCATTTTAG
- the rpoC gene encoding DNA-directed RNA polymerase subunit beta', whose translation MTRLEPIEIHEESRPRDFKAFQLRLASPEKIRSWSYGEVKKPETINYRTLKPERDGLFCAKIFGPVRDYECLCGKYKKMRYKGIKCEKCGVEVTSTKVRRSRMGHIELVTPVAHIWYVNSLPSRIGTLLGVKMKDLERVLYYEAYIVEHAGEAYYDAENKNKVVAYDVLNEEQYQSLQQRFGDTGFVAKMGGEVIRDLLASIDLVEVLSQLKDEINQTSSEAKKKTIVKRLKVVEAFLNSGNRPEWMMITMLPVLPPDLRPLVALDGGKFAVSDVNDLYRRVINRNARLKRLMELDAPEIIIRNEKRMLQEAVDALFDNGRRANAVKGANKRPLKSLSEIIKGKQGRFRQNLLGKRVDFSGRSVIVVGPNLRMDQCGLPKQMALELFKPHLLARLEEKGYATTVKQAKKMIDMKTNEVWECLAEVVKGHPVMLNRAPTLHKLSIQAFHPVLIDGKAIRLHPLVCSAFNADFDGDQMAVHVPLSQEAIAECKILMLSSMNILLPASGKAVTVPTQDMVLGLYYLTLEKKDAKGSNKIFANIDEVHIAIDSGFLDIHAKIKTRIGDRVLFTTAGRLILKSILPEFVPEELWNRILKKKNIGGLVDFIFKEGGIGITAGFLDNLKNLGFKYATQAGISVSIDDIRVPDTKVKKIKEAKKKVREIQKQFSSGLLTEQERYNKIIDIWTDTNNDVASEMMKLTESHKGGFNSIYMMADSGARGSAAQIRQLAGMRGLMAKPDGSIIETPIISNFREGLNVLEYFISTHGARKGLADTALKTANAGYLTRKLIDVAQNVKVTMDDCGTHEGVEITEISESGELVESLYERATGRVLAEDVIDTITNEVLFTEGTLIDEKKAQALKDASIKSVVIRTPITCKAKKGVCAKCYGTNLAEGTLVRPGEAVGIISAQSIGEPGTQLTLRTFHIGGTASTESQDRQIIAQKEGFIRYYNVKTYVTKEGKNIVANRRNAAVLLVEPKIKSPIKGIIEIDTAHEETVISIVGNGENVKYTLRKSDFAKPNELAGVSGKIEGKFYIPYVNGDSVEVNESIVEVIKEGWNVPSRIPYASELKVKNGEPIIQKINADAKGIVKYYKLRGDYLERIHDIVKGHVVKEKGIFAVIADDDDREAIRHYIPRDSIIDINDNSVVDTKTLLAYPSNNEQITIADWDPYSTPIIAEDASTVTFEDIEPGISATEQFDEMTGQSRLVINEYLPSGMKPTIVIVNKLGEIIKYQLEPKTAIFVQNGTVVGLADLIGRTPKAIAKSKDITGGLPRISELFEARRPKNATVIAEIDGTIRFGKPLRSKERIIIEAKDGTSVEYLVDKNTQIHVQSGEFVHAGERLTDGVISSHDILRIMGEKALHYYLISEIQQVYRGQGVAINDKHIEVIVSQMLRQVRIVDSGDTKFIMGDLISRRRFREENEAVMKMGGEPAIAEPTLLGVTRAAVGSDSVISAASFQETTKVLTEASIAGKMDMLEDLKENVILGRMIPVGTGLYQNKQFNIELNPSRG comes from the coding sequence ATGACACGACTAGAACCAATTGAGATTCACGAAGAGAGCCGTCCTAGGGATTTTAAAGCATTTCAATTAAGACTTGCGAGCCCTGAAAAAATTCGTTCATGGAGTTATGGTGAGGTTAAAAAGCCTGAAACGATCAATTATCGTACATTAAAACCAGAACGAGATGGTCTCTTTTGTGCGAAAATTTTTGGACCAGTACGTGACTATGAGTGTCTGTGCGGTAAATATAAAAAGATGCGTTATAAAGGCATTAAGTGCGAAAAATGTGGTGTTGAAGTTACCAGCACCAAAGTTCGCCGTTCACGTATGGGACACATTGAACTCGTTACTCCTGTGGCACATATTTGGTATGTCAATTCTCTTCCAAGTCGTATTGGTACACTGCTTGGTGTTAAAATGAAAGATTTAGAGCGCGTACTTTACTATGAGGCATATATTGTAGAACACGCAGGTGAAGCCTATTATGATGCTGAAAATAAAAATAAAGTAGTGGCGTATGATGTTTTAAATGAAGAGCAGTATCAATCTTTACAACAACGTTTTGGTGACACAGGTTTTGTGGCTAAAATGGGTGGTGAAGTGATTCGTGATTTGTTGGCAAGTATTGATCTTGTAGAAGTTTTAAGTCAACTTAAAGATGAAATCAATCAAACCAGCTCAGAAGCAAAGAAAAAAACGATTGTTAAACGTCTTAAAGTGGTTGAAGCATTTTTAAACAGCGGCAACCGTCCAGAGTGGATGATGATCACGATGTTACCAGTATTGCCACCTGATTTAAGACCACTTGTCGCACTGGATGGCGGAAAATTTGCGGTCAGTGACGTAAACGATTTGTATCGTCGTGTTATCAACAGAAACGCCCGTTTGAAGCGTTTGATGGAACTTGATGCTCCTGAGATTATTATTCGTAATGAAAAGCGTATGTTACAAGAGGCAGTTGATGCGTTGTTTGATAATGGTCGTCGTGCCAATGCCGTTAAAGGGGCTAACAAGCGTCCTTTAAAATCACTTTCAGAAATCATTAAAGGTAAACAAGGTCGTTTCCGTCAAAACTTGCTTGGTAAAAGGGTTGACTTTTCAGGTCGTTCGGTTATCGTTGTGGGACCAAATTTGAGAATGGATCAATGTGGTCTTCCAAAGCAAATGGCTTTAGAATTGTTTAAACCGCATTTGTTAGCACGTCTTGAAGAAAAAGGGTACGCAACAACGGTTAAACAAGCAAAGAAAATGATTGACATGAAAACCAATGAGGTTTGGGAATGTTTGGCGGAAGTGGTTAAAGGACATCCTGTGATGCTTAACCGTGCGCCGACACTTCACAAGCTCTCCATTCAGGCGTTTCACCCTGTTTTGATTGATGGTAAAGCGATTCGTTTGCATCCACTCGTATGTTCGGCATTTAATGCGGACTTCGATGGTGATCAGATGGCGGTTCACGTTCCTTTATCACAAGAAGCGATTGCTGAGTGTAAGATTTTGATGCTTAGTTCTATGAATATCTTGCTTCCAGCTTCCGGTAAAGCGGTTACTGTTCCAACACAAGATATGGTTTTGGGTCTGTACTATCTTACTTTAGAGAAGAAAGATGCTAAAGGTAGCAATAAAATTTTTGCCAACATTGATGAAGTGCATATTGCTATTGATTCAGGATTTTTAGATATTCATGCAAAAATTAAGACACGTATTGGTGATAGAGTTCTTTTTACGACAGCGGGTCGTTTAATTTTAAAATCAATCTTGCCTGAATTTGTACCAGAAGAACTTTGGAATAGAATTTTAAAGAAGAAAAATATTGGTGGATTGGTTGACTTTATCTTTAAAGAGGGCGGCATTGGTATTACAGCAGGATTTTTGGATAACCTTAAAAATCTTGGTTTCAAATACGCAACACAAGCGGGAATCTCAGTCTCTATTGACGATATTCGTGTTCCTGATACCAAAGTGAAAAAGATCAAAGAAGCGAAGAAAAAAGTACGTGAGATTCAAAAACAGTTCAGCTCGGGTTTATTGACCGAACAAGAGCGTTATAACAAAATTATTGATATCTGGACTGATACGAACAATGATGTGGCATCAGAGATGATGAAGCTTACCGAGAGCCATAAAGGTGGATTTAACTCTATTTATATGATGGCAGACTCTGGTGCGCGTGGTTCTGCTGCACAGATTCGTCAGTTAGCAGGTATGCGTGGTTTGATGGCAAAGCCAGATGGAAGTATTATTGAAACACCAATTATTTCAAACTTCCGTGAAGGTCTCAATGTTCTTGAGTACTTTATTTCAACGCACGGTGCACGTAAAGGTTTGGCGGATACCGCTCTTAAAACAGCGAATGCGGGTTACTTGACACGTAAATTGATTGACGTTGCACAAAATGTTAAAGTCACGATGGATGATTGTGGAACACATGAAGGTGTTGAAATCACAGAAATCAGTGAAAGCGGCGAGTTGGTTGAATCCTTGTATGAGCGAGCAACGGGTCGTGTGTTAGCAGAAGATGTGATTGATACCATTACCAATGAGGTTCTTTTTACTGAGGGAACATTGATTGATGAGAAAAAAGCACAAGCACTTAAAGATGCAAGTATCAAGTCTGTTGTGATTCGAACACCGATTACATGTAAAGCTAAAAAAGGTGTGTGTGCGAAGTGTTATGGTACAAACTTAGCTGAGGGAACATTGGTTCGTCCTGGTGAAGCAGTAGGTATTATTTCAGCTCAATCCATTGGTGAACCAGGTACGCAGTTGACCCTTCGAACATTCCACATTGGTGGTACCGCTTCGACTGAGTCACAAGATCGTCAAATTATCGCTCAAAAAGAGGGTTTCATCCGTTATTACAATGTGAAAACGTATGTTACCAAAGAGGGTAAAAATATTGTTGCTAATCGAAGAAATGCAGCTGTTTTATTGGTTGAACCAAAAATCAAGTCGCCAATCAAAGGTATTATTGAAATTGATACTGCGCATGAAGAGACAGTTATTTCTATTGTCGGAAACGGTGAAAATGTAAAATATACCCTACGAAAGAGTGACTTTGCTAAGCCAAATGAATTAGCAGGCGTAAGTGGTAAAATTGAGGGTAAATTTTATATTCCTTACGTCAATGGTGATAGTGTTGAAGTCAATGAGAGTATTGTTGAGGTCATTAAAGAGGGTTGGAATGTTCCAAGCCGTATTCCTTACGCCAGCGAACTTAAAGTGAAAAACGGTGAGCCTATCATCCAAAAAATTAATGCGGATGCCAAGGGTATTGTAAAATACTATAAGCTTAGAGGGGATTATTTAGAGCGTATTCATGATATCGTTAAAGGTCATGTTGTCAAGGAAAAAGGTATTTTTGCTGTCATTGCAGATGATGATGATAGAGAAGCAATTCGTCATTATATCCCTCGTGATTCTATTATTGATATTAATGATAACAGTGTGGTCGATACTAAAACCTTGTTAGCGTATCCATCCAATAATGAGCAAATTACCATTGCTGATTGGGATCCGTATTCTACACCGATTATTGCTGAAGATGCGAGTACGGTTACATTTGAAGATATTGAACCTGGTATTAGTGCGACAGAGCAGTTCGATGAGATGACAGGTCAAAGCAGATTGGTGATTAATGAATATTTGCCAAGCGGAATGAAGCCGACCATTGTTATTGTCAATAAATTAGGTGAAATTATTAAGTATCAATTAGAGCCAAAAACAGCGATTTTCGTTCAAAATGGTACGGTTGTAGGTTTGGCTGATTTAATTGGTAGAACACCAAAAGCGATTGCAAAATCAAAAGATATTACCGGAGGTCTACCTCGTATTAGTGAGCTTTTTGAAGCACGTCGTCCTAAAAATGCAACCGTGATTGCTGAGATTGATGGAACAATTCGTTTTGGTAAGCCTCTTCGTTCAAAAGAGCGTATTATCATCGAAGCAAAAGACGGTACAAGTGTTGAGTATTTAGTGGATAAAAATACACAAATTCATGTTCAATCAGGCGAATTTGTCCATGCGGGCGAGAGACTGACTGATGGTGTGATTTCAAGTCATGATATCTTACGTATTATGGGTGAAAAAGCATTGCATTATTATCTAATCAGCGAAATTCAACAAGTTTACCGTGGTCAAGGTGTTGCGATTAACGATAAACATATTGAAGTTATTGTTTCTCAAATGCTTCGACAAGTAAGAATTGTTGATAGTGGTGATACGAAGTTCATCATGGGTGATCTTATCAGCCGAAGACGATTCCGTGAAGAGAATGAAGCGGTCATGAAAATGGGTGGAGAACCAGCCATTGCCGAACCAACTCTTTTAGGTGTAACTCGTGCGGCTGTTGGTAGTGACAGTGTTATCTCAGCAGCGTCGTTCCAAGAAACAACCAAAGTTCTTACAGAAGCAAGTATCGCAGGAAAAATGGATATGCTTGAAGATCTTAAAGAAAATGTTATTTTAGGACGTATGATTCCTGTTGGAACAGGCTTATACCAAAATAAGCAGTTTAATATTGAATTGAACCCAAGTAGAGGTTAA